A single genomic interval of Christensenellaceae bacterium 44-20 harbors:
- a CDS encoding YlmC/YmxH family sporulation protein, with protein sequence MRFNQLRKKEVINVCEGRSLGYICDLIFDECKGHIHAIVVPGSCGLRGMFQHRDYVIPWKDICKIGDDVILVEIDMATCEIIH encoded by the coding sequence TTGCGGTTTAATCAGCTGAGAAAGAAAGAGGTCATCAACGTCTGCGAGGGGCGCAGCCTTGGCTACATATGCGATTTGATTTTTGATGAGTGCAAGGGGCATATCCATGCCATTGTCGTGCCCGGAAGCTGTGGGCTGCGCGGCATGTTCCAGCACCGGGACTACGTGATTCCATGGAAAGATATCTGCAAAATTGGGGACGACGTGATTTTGGTCGAGATCGATATGGCAACTTGCGAGATCATTCATTGA
- the nrdR gene encoding transcriptional regulator NrdR translates to MRCIYCGHQESKVVDSRPLDEGVSTRRRRECLKCGRRFTTYEKAEQVPVMVVKKDGSRQAFDIDKIKRGIMKACEKRNVSIDTIDAMALEIENQVQNRVEQEVQAQDIGDMVMESLKKVDEVAYVRFASVYREFKDISTFMSELKKLVAEK, encoded by the coding sequence ATGAGGTGTATTTATTGCGGACACCAGGAGAGCAAGGTAGTCGATTCCAGGCCGCTGGATGAAGGGGTTTCCACGCGCCGGCGCAGAGAATGCCTGAAATGCGGCAGAAGATTCACGACGTATGAGAAGGCAGAGCAAGTGCCCGTGATGGTCGTCAAAAAGGATGGCAGCCGCCAGGCCTTTGATATCGATAAAATCAAACGGGGCATTATGAAGGCCTGCGAAAAGCGCAATGTCTCTATCGATACCATCGATGCCATGGCGCTGGAAATCGAAAACCAGGTGCAGAACCGGGTGGAGCAGGAAGTGCAGGCGCAGGATATCGGCGATATGGTGATGGAATCGCTCAAAAAGGTGGACGAGGTGGCTTACGTCCGCTTCGCTTCGGTTTACCGGGAGTTTAAAGACATCAGCACTTTCATGAGCGAGCTTAAAAAACTGGTGGCAGAGAAATAG